Proteins encoded within one genomic window of Actinoplanes octamycinicus:
- a CDS encoding alpha/beta fold hydrolase: protein MTGLVHHRGGSGEPLLLIHGIGSHWQVWNPVLLLLEPHRDVIAVDLPGFGASPLWPAPPPGVRPGSVPHLADLVSSFLDSLDLDVVDVAGSSMGGGVALELGRRGRARAVTAFSPVGFWPPGGARWCRFVVGAARAGSAALDPLLPRLMSSRAGRAVLCAPFYAHPALLAQDDCVAAARALAGAPGFTASRTAFRHLTPWSLQDPGALTRIPVTIAWGTRDAVLPYRNQAHRARTALPSARHVPLPGCGHLPFPDAPARCADLVLHPAPV, encoded by the coding sequence ATGACCGGGCTAGTTCACCACCGGGGTGGGTCCGGGGAGCCGCTTCTGCTGATCCACGGCATCGGCAGCCACTGGCAGGTGTGGAACCCGGTGCTTCTCCTGCTGGAACCGCACCGCGACGTCATCGCCGTCGACCTGCCCGGCTTCGGCGCCTCGCCGCTCTGGCCCGCGCCGCCACCCGGCGTCCGGCCCGGTTCGGTGCCGCACCTGGCCGACCTGGTGTCGTCGTTCCTCGACTCGCTCGATCTCGACGTGGTCGACGTGGCCGGCAGTTCGATGGGCGGCGGCGTCGCCCTGGAGCTGGGGCGTCGTGGCCGGGCCCGCGCGGTGACCGCCTTCTCGCCGGTCGGCTTCTGGCCACCCGGCGGCGCCCGCTGGTGCCGCTTCGTGGTGGGCGCGGCCCGGGCCGGCAGCGCCGCGCTCGACCCGCTGCTCCCCCGCCTGATGTCGTCCCGTGCGGGCCGGGCAGTGCTGTGCGCGCCGTTCTACGCCCACCCCGCCTTGCTGGCCCAGGACGATTGCGTCGCCGCGGCTCGCGCCCTGGCCGGCGCGCCGGGGTTCACCGCCTCGCGCACCGCCTTCCGCCACCTGACACCCTGGTCGCTGCAGGATCCCGGCGCCCTGACCCGCATCCCGGTCACCATCGCGTGGGGCACCCGGGACGCCGTCCTGCCCTACCGCAACCAGGCCCACCGCGCCCGGACCGCCCTGCCGTCCGCCCGCCACGTCCCGCTACCGGGTTGCGGCCACCTGCCGTTCCCCGACGCCCCAGCCCGCTGCGCCGACCTGGTCCTCCACCCCGCCCCGGTCTGA
- a CDS encoding SIR2 family NAD-dependent protein deacylase: protein MDLHDAAKLLGQARHVVVFTGAGISAESGVPTFRDALTGLWSRFDAQALATPQAFEEDPALVWGWYEWRRQLAQRVRPNHGHLAVARMAAHAPELTVLTQNVDDLHERAGSSSVTHLHGSLFAPRCATCTRAAELPDSAEEQPDDGRRVPPPHCRYCDGLIRPGVVWFGEALPQEALEAAAVAASTCDVLLTVGTSGLVYPAAEIPRLAARYGAAVIQVNPQPTPLDPVARVNLHGTAAEVLPALVSAAWSDAG from the coding sequence ATGGACCTGCACGACGCCGCGAAACTGCTCGGACAGGCCCGCCACGTGGTCGTCTTCACCGGAGCCGGGATCTCGGCGGAGAGCGGCGTGCCCACCTTCCGGGACGCCCTGACCGGACTCTGGTCCCGGTTCGACGCCCAGGCGCTGGCCACCCCGCAGGCCTTCGAGGAGGACCCGGCCCTGGTCTGGGGCTGGTACGAGTGGCGCCGCCAGCTCGCCCAGCGGGTCCGCCCCAATCACGGCCATCTCGCCGTCGCCCGGATGGCCGCGCACGCCCCGGAGCTCACCGTGCTCACCCAGAACGTCGACGACCTGCACGAACGCGCCGGCTCCAGCTCGGTGACCCACCTGCACGGCAGCCTGTTCGCCCCACGCTGCGCCACCTGCACCCGCGCGGCGGAGCTGCCGGACAGCGCCGAGGAGCAGCCGGACGACGGCCGCCGGGTGCCGCCCCCGCACTGCCGGTACTGCGACGGCCTGATCCGCCCGGGTGTCGTCTGGTTCGGCGAGGCGCTGCCGCAGGAGGCTCTGGAGGCCGCCGCGGTCGCCGCGTCCACCTGCGACGTGCTGCTCACCGTCGGCACGTCCGGCCTGGTCTACCCGGCCGCCGAGATCCCCCGCCTGGCCGCCCGGTACGGCGCCGCGGTGATCCAGGTGAACCCGCAGCCCACCCCGCTCGACCCGGTGGCCCGGGTGAACCTGCACGGCACCGCCGCCGAGGTGCTCCCGGCCCTGGTCAGCGCGGCGTGGTCAGACGCTGGGTGA
- a CDS encoding MaoC family dehydratase: MTTIVNGLDELKALVGKDLGVSEWLEITQERVNTFADATDDHQWIHVDPERAEAGPFGAPIAHGYLTLSLVIPLFQNLLKVEGVRMGVNYGLEKVRFPSPVKVGSKIRLAATVVSVEDVPGGTQSTFDFTVQIDGEDKPACVARTVYRQYA, from the coding sequence ATGACCACGATCGTGAACGGCCTGGACGAACTCAAGGCGCTCGTCGGCAAGGATCTCGGCGTCAGCGAATGGCTGGAGATCACCCAGGAGCGGGTGAACACGTTCGCCGACGCGACCGACGACCACCAGTGGATCCACGTCGACCCGGAGCGGGCCGAGGCGGGGCCGTTCGGCGCCCCGATCGCTCACGGCTACCTGACGTTGTCCCTGGTCATTCCGCTCTTCCAGAACCTGCTCAAGGTTGAGGGGGTGCGGATGGGGGTGAACTACGGGCTGGAGAAGGTGCGGTTCCCGAGCCCGGTGAAAGTGGGCTCGAAGATCCGGCTGGCGGCCACCGTGGTCAGCGTCGAGGACGTGCCCGGCGGGACGCAGAGCACGTTCGACTTCACCGTGCAGATCGACGGCGAGGACAAGCCGGCCTGCGTCGCCCGGACCGTCTACCGCCAGTACGCCTGA
- a CDS encoding putative bifunctional diguanylate cyclase/phosphodiesterase produces the protein MQTRGARHLWWIYLLVTSALAAIYLTVPFNAGTRWIYVLVNSTAPVAVWLGLRRHSPQRRTGWLMIGAGLLFSAAGDIVFATHTALGGDPPFPSGADVLYLAGHLTIAAGAAVLAARAGRTAFVDSAVILAPLAGIAWILVVQPAMTVGGSLPARFFAVAAPVNTLLVVYCALALALGVELRTPGVRWLLTGLLAWFVSDALYTHVGLTGTYTEGSLIDLGWMAMPILLGTAGLHPSMVATTPRRSALNVLTLRRAMILLGAALILPTLHLFWDPDPDIALIVGAALSMGLVAFRLTGPIHELAWRAGHDPLTRLVNRSLLMDRLALALSALPADRSARVGLLFCDLDHFKDVNDSLGHDAGDRVLVEISTRLRAAVGDGDVVCRLGGDEFVILMPETTDERAAAIAERVGENLGRPIRLADGTEFFASLSIGLRTTGDPDADPDTLMQDADTAMYQAKAAGRGRVVRFDAEIRSEAAQRLRLDADLRHALTHPGELFCLYQPVFRVGDGRLSSVEALVRWQHPADGVLPPALFVPIAEAAGTIAQVFALVLEQTLAEQRGWYNRTGRWIPVAVNLSPRQLDASTADLVLTTLRRTGTPPDMLTLELTETGMAEPATVAAALGPLRRAGVRIAVDDFGTGYSSMARVADHGWDVVKIDRAFVAGIHRDTSRAALADAMVKMAHALGMQTVAEGVDNAADLQILARLGCEYAQGYLLSHPVDAVGILELADTEPRVSVELASGPGRVEPGELAGVQLDVEGREQVV, from the coding sequence ATGCAGACCCGCGGCGCCCGCCACCTGTGGTGGATCTACCTGCTGGTCACCTCGGCGCTCGCGGCGATCTACCTGACCGTCCCGTTCAACGCCGGCACCCGGTGGATCTACGTGCTGGTGAACAGCACCGCGCCGGTCGCGGTCTGGCTGGGGCTGCGGCGGCACTCCCCGCAGCGCCGCACCGGCTGGCTGATGATCGGGGCCGGGCTGCTGTTCTCCGCGGCCGGCGACATCGTCTTCGCGACGCACACCGCGCTCGGCGGTGATCCGCCGTTCCCGTCCGGCGCGGACGTCCTCTACCTGGCCGGGCACCTGACCATCGCGGCCGGCGCCGCGGTGCTCGCCGCCCGGGCCGGCCGGACCGCGTTCGTCGACTCCGCGGTGATCCTCGCGCCGCTGGCCGGTATCGCCTGGATCCTGGTGGTGCAGCCGGCGATGACCGTGGGCGGCAGCCTGCCGGCCCGGTTCTTCGCGGTGGCGGCGCCGGTCAACACGCTGCTGGTGGTCTACTGCGCGCTGGCCCTCGCGCTCGGCGTCGAACTGCGCACGCCCGGGGTCCGCTGGCTGCTGACCGGCCTGCTCGCCTGGTTCGTCTCGGACGCGCTCTACACGCACGTGGGACTGACCGGGACGTACACCGAAGGCAGTTTGATCGATCTGGGCTGGATGGCCATGCCGATCCTGCTCGGCACGGCCGGCCTGCACCCGTCGATGGTGGCCACCACGCCACGGCGGTCCGCGCTGAACGTGCTGACCCTGCGCCGCGCCATGATCCTGCTCGGCGCCGCGCTGATCCTGCCCACCCTGCACCTGTTCTGGGACCCGGACCCGGACATCGCGCTGATCGTCGGGGCGGCGCTGTCGATGGGGCTGGTCGCGTTCCGGCTGACCGGTCCGATCCACGAGTTGGCCTGGCGGGCCGGGCACGACCCGCTGACCCGGCTGGTCAACCGCAGCCTGCTGATGGACCGGCTGGCGCTGGCGCTGAGCGCGCTGCCGGCCGACCGGTCGGCCCGGGTCGGCCTGCTCTTCTGCGACCTGGACCACTTCAAGGACGTCAACGACAGCCTCGGCCACGACGCCGGCGACCGGGTGCTGGTCGAGATCAGCACCCGGCTGCGGGCCGCGGTCGGGGACGGTGACGTGGTCTGCCGGCTCGGCGGCGACGAGTTCGTCATCCTGATGCCGGAGACCACCGACGAGCGGGCGGCGGCGATCGCCGAGCGGGTCGGCGAGAACCTGGGCCGGCCGATCCGGCTCGCCGACGGCACCGAGTTCTTCGCCTCGCTGTCGATCGGGCTGCGGACCACCGGCGACCCGGACGCCGACCCGGACACCCTGATGCAGGACGCGGACACCGCGATGTACCAGGCCAAGGCGGCCGGCCGGGGCCGGGTGGTGCGGTTCGACGCGGAGATCCGCTCGGAGGCGGCGCAGCGGTTGCGCTTGGACGCCGACCTGCGCCACGCGCTCACCCACCCGGGCGAGCTGTTCTGCCTCTACCAGCCGGTGTTCCGGGTCGGCGACGGCCGGTTGAGCTCGGTGGAGGCCCTGGTCCGGTGGCAGCACCCGGCCGACGGGGTGCTGCCACCGGCCCTGTTCGTGCCGATCGCCGAGGCGGCCGGCACCATCGCCCAGGTGTTCGCGCTGGTGCTCGAACAGACCCTGGCCGAGCAGCGCGGCTGGTACAACCGGACCGGCCGGTGGATCCCCGTCGCGGTCAACCTGTCCCCCCGACAGCTCGACGCGTCCACGGCCGACCTGGTGCTCACCACGCTGCGCCGGACCGGCACCCCACCGGACATGCTCACCCTGGAGCTGACCGAGACCGGGATGGCCGAGCCGGCCACGGTCGCGGCGGCGCTCGGACCGCTGCGCCGGGCCGGCGTCCGGATCGCGGTCGACGACTTCGGTACCGGCTACTCGTCGATGGCCCGGGTCGCCGACCACGGCTGGGACGTCGTGAAGATCGACCGGGCCTTCGTCGCCGGCATCCACCGCGACACCTCGCGCGCCGCGCTGGCCGACGCGATGGTGAAGATGGCGCACGCCCTCGGCATGCAGACCGTCGCCGAGGGCGTCGACAACGCCGCCGACCTGCAGATACTCGCCCGCCTGGGCTGCGAGTACGCCCAGGGATACCTGCTGTCCCACCCGGTCGACGCGGTCGGCATCCTGGAGCTGGCCGACACCGAGCCCCGGGTGTCGGTGGAGCTGGCGTCAGGCCCCGGCCGCGTCGAGCCGGGCGAGCTGGCCGGCGTCCAGCTTGACGTCGAGGGCCGGGAGCAGGTCGTCTAG
- a CDS encoding aldo/keto reductase: MEMTELGRTGTQVSKLALGAMQMGGATSEADSIRMLDRYTEAGGSFLDTADCYEWWAHRGSRGGESEELLGRWLKNRRDRVFLATKGSAVPAYSDELWNADGTANWELARRTFAGAGADTLRHALDGSLKRLGTDHVDLYYVHVDDLATPLEETLEALNGLVTAGKVRYLGWSNVRTWRLEAIRQLCDRHGWAAPVALQQQHSYLRPKAGNASASIVGPEQWEYLDRHRDLQLVAYSPILKGIYDDPAKRSGHWMMENYAGPDVDARLAVLQEVAAEVGATPNRTVLAWLLQRTGPSVIPLIGPKTPEQLDDLLPALDVKLDAGQLARLDAAGA; the protein is encoded by the coding sequence ATGGAGATGACGGAACTGGGACGCACCGGAACGCAGGTCAGCAAGCTCGCCCTCGGCGCCATGCAGATGGGCGGCGCCACCAGCGAGGCGGACTCGATCCGGATGCTGGACCGCTACACCGAGGCCGGCGGCTCGTTCCTGGACACCGCCGACTGCTACGAGTGGTGGGCGCACCGGGGCAGCCGCGGCGGCGAGAGCGAGGAGCTGCTCGGCCGCTGGCTCAAGAACCGCCGGGACCGGGTCTTCCTGGCGACCAAGGGCAGCGCCGTGCCGGCCTACTCGGACGAGCTGTGGAATGCGGACGGGACGGCGAACTGGGAGCTGGCCCGGCGCACCTTCGCCGGCGCCGGGGCGGACACCCTGCGGCACGCGCTGGACGGCAGCCTGAAGCGGCTCGGCACCGACCACGTCGACCTCTACTACGTGCACGTGGACGACCTGGCGACCCCGCTGGAGGAAACCCTGGAGGCGCTGAACGGGCTGGTCACCGCGGGCAAGGTGCGCTATCTCGGCTGGTCCAACGTGCGCACCTGGCGGCTGGAGGCGATCCGGCAGCTGTGCGACCGGCACGGCTGGGCCGCCCCGGTGGCGCTCCAGCAGCAGCACTCCTACCTGCGCCCGAAGGCCGGCAACGCGTCCGCCTCGATCGTCGGGCCGGAGCAGTGGGAGTACCTCGACCGGCACCGGGACCTGCAGCTGGTGGCCTACTCGCCGATCCTCAAGGGGATCTACGACGACCCGGCCAAGCGGTCCGGCCACTGGATGATGGAGAACTACGCGGGCCCGGACGTGGACGCCCGGCTGGCCGTGCTCCAGGAGGTGGCCGCCGAGGTGGGCGCCACCCCGAACCGGACCGTGCTGGCCTGGCTGCTGCAGCGGACCGGGCCCTCGGTGATCCCGCTGATCGGCCCGAAGACCCCGGAGCAGCTAGACGACCTGCTCCCGGCCCTCGACGTCAAGCTGGACGCCGGCCAGCTCGCCCGGCTCGACGCGGCCGGGGCCTGA
- a CDS encoding MFS transporter yields the protein MNAQVHQPQAGHPRRWAILGVLVISLLVVVLDNTVLNVALRIISDPQRGLGATQSELEWAINSYTLVFAGLLFTAGILADRLGRRITLTVGLVLFGIASLISAYAGSPDQLIAARAVMGLGAAAVMPATLSIIANVFEPKERGRAIGVWAGAVGLAVALGPILGGFLLEHFWWGSVFLINVPIVIVGVVLVAVLVPESRDPKPGRIDVLGVLLSIVGLTLLTYGVIKGGEDGFADTLAWAPLASGILVLAGFVLYQSRIEFPSLDVKLFRNRQFSASTSMIGLVFFAAMGAMFFGAFYLQLVRGYGPLASGALFVPFAVGQMVFAPISSTMVKRFGPKLVSTVGLLLVALGLAAWLPIGADTPIAVVALAFFVQGVGMANVMPPATESIMSALPREKAGVGSAVSNTIRQLGGALGVAVLGAVLSSVYRDNLGAATDGLPAPAAEAARESISGAYAVAAQAGPAGPGLIQGANEAFVTAMHWATAGGLVFALLGALVAALFLPGKRPAGQHTPVLAEEQGVALVEA from the coding sequence ATGAACGCGCAAGTGCACCAACCCCAGGCCGGGCATCCCCGACGCTGGGCCATCCTCGGCGTGCTGGTCATCAGCCTGCTGGTGGTGGTGCTCGACAACACCGTGCTGAACGTGGCCCTGCGGATCATCTCCGACCCGCAGCGCGGCCTCGGCGCCACGCAGAGCGAGCTCGAGTGGGCCATCAACTCCTACACGCTGGTCTTCGCCGGCCTGCTGTTCACCGCCGGCATCCTGGCCGACCGGCTGGGCCGCCGGATCACCCTGACCGTGGGCCTGGTGCTGTTCGGCATCGCCTCACTGATCTCGGCGTACGCCGGATCGCCCGACCAGCTGATCGCCGCCCGCGCGGTGATGGGCCTGGGCGCCGCCGCCGTCATGCCGGCCACCCTGTCGATCATCGCGAACGTCTTCGAGCCGAAGGAGCGCGGCCGCGCCATCGGCGTCTGGGCCGGCGCGGTCGGTCTCGCCGTCGCCCTCGGCCCGATCCTCGGCGGCTTCCTGCTGGAGCACTTCTGGTGGGGCTCGGTCTTCCTGATCAACGTGCCGATCGTGATCGTCGGCGTGGTCCTGGTCGCCGTCCTGGTGCCGGAGTCGCGCGACCCGAAGCCGGGCCGGATCGACGTGCTCGGCGTGCTCCTCTCCATCGTCGGCCTGACCCTGCTCACCTACGGCGTGATCAAGGGCGGCGAGGACGGCTTCGCCGACACCCTGGCCTGGGCCCCGCTCGCCTCCGGCATCCTGGTGCTGGCCGGCTTCGTGCTCTACCAGAGCCGCATCGAGTTCCCGTCGCTGGACGTCAAGCTGTTCCGCAACCGGCAGTTCTCCGCCTCCACTTCCATGATCGGCCTGGTCTTCTTCGCGGCCATGGGCGCGATGTTCTTCGGCGCGTTCTACCTGCAGCTGGTCCGTGGTTACGGCCCGCTCGCCTCCGGCGCGCTGTTCGTGCCGTTCGCGGTCGGCCAGATGGTCTTCGCCCCGATCAGCTCGACCATGGTGAAGCGGTTCGGCCCGAAGCTGGTCAGCACGGTGGGCCTGCTGCTGGTCGCGCTCGGCCTGGCGGCCTGGCTGCCGATCGGCGCGGACACCCCGATCGCGGTGGTCGCGCTGGCCTTCTTCGTCCAGGGCGTCGGCATGGCCAACGTGATGCCGCCGGCCACCGAGTCGATCATGTCGGCGCTCCCCCGGGAGAAGGCCGGCGTCGGCTCCGCGGTCAGCAACACCATCCGCCAGCTCGGCGGCGCCCTCGGCGTCGCGGTGCTGGGCGCGGTCCTCTCCTCGGTCTACCGGGACAACCTCGGCGCGGCCACCGACGGCCTGCCCGCCCCGGCCGCCGAGGCGGCCCGCGAGTCGATCTCCGGGGCGTACGCGGTGGCCGCCCAGGCCGGCCCGGCCGGTCCCGGCCTGATCCAGGGCGCCAACGAGGCGTTCGTCACCGCGATGCACTGGGCGACCGCCGGTGGCCTGGTCTTCGCGCTGCTCGGCGCGCTGGTCGCGGCGCTCTTCCTGCCCGGCAAGCGACCGGCCGGCCAGCACACCCCGGTGCTCGCCGAGGAGCAGGGCGTGGCCCTGGTCGAGGCATGA
- a CDS encoding TetR/AcrR family transcriptional regulator — translation MTSTTTTGQERKAPGRPRNAQADEAILDAVLTLMAEGQSAAAVSIESVAAKAGVGKATIYRRWPNKEALLIDAVRSMKGPIPELAGVSARADLIAMVTANRSSRVQEFGKVTACLLPELMKDEQLRQMHHAVMEPRREVMREILRRGIASGELRADLNIELTLLMLSGPSMAQGLFGTETGVPLEEFPVVLVDALLRGAAA, via the coding sequence ATGACCAGCACCACCACGACCGGCCAGGAGCGTAAGGCTCCTGGCCGGCCCCGCAACGCCCAGGCCGACGAGGCGATCCTCGACGCGGTGCTCACGCTGATGGCCGAGGGCCAGAGCGCGGCGGCCGTCTCGATCGAGTCGGTCGCGGCCAAGGCGGGCGTCGGCAAGGCCACCATCTACCGCCGCTGGCCGAACAAAGAGGCGCTGCTGATCGACGCGGTGCGGAGCATGAAGGGGCCGATCCCGGAGCTGGCCGGTGTCTCGGCCCGGGCCGACCTGATCGCCATGGTCACCGCGAACCGGTCGTCCCGGGTCCAGGAGTTCGGCAAGGTGACCGCCTGCCTGCTGCCCGAGCTGATGAAGGACGAGCAGCTCCGGCAGATGCACCACGCGGTGATGGAGCCCCGCCGCGAGGTGATGCGGGAGATCCTGCGGCGCGGCATCGCCAGCGGCGAGCTGCGCGCCGACCTGAACATCGAGCTGACCCTGCTGATGCTCTCCGGCCCGTCGATGGCCCAGGGCCTGTTCGGCACCGAGACCGGCGTCCCGCTGGAGGAGTTCCCGGTCGTGCTGGTCGACGCCCTGCTACGCGGCGCCGCCGCCTAG